The Alphaproteobacteria bacterium DNA window CAGCCGCTTATCTCGAAGCTGAAAAGAATCAATCGGCTTCCGCAAATTAACCTTAAACAGGACCTTGTGTTTTCTATATCAATGCGTGTAAAATAACAGTCGTAAAAAGAAAAATAGGCAAATATCATGGCTGTTGTACAATCAATTCGCAAAACAGAGTCTAACGACTTTCAGACGAATACACATAAACTCAAGCAAGAAACACAAAGACTGAGAAGTCTGATTGACTCTATCATTCAAGGTGGAGGCCAAAAAGCGCTTGATAAGCATCATGCGCGCGGCAAGCTTTTTGTGCGTGAGAGGATTGATCATCTGATTGACCCGAACACACCCTTTCTCGAATTATCACAATTGGCTGCCTATGATACATACGGAATGGACGTGCCAGCTGCTGGTATTGTGACTGGGATTGGACGCGTTCATGGCGTTCATTGTATGATCATTGCCAATGATGCAACGGTTAAAGGCGGGACTTATTTTCCGCTGACTGTGAAAAAACATTTGCGCGCGCAAGAAATTGCACAGCAAAATCACTTGCCGTGCCTCTATTTGGTCGATAGTGGTGGCGCTTATTTGCCAATGCAAGATGATGTTTTTCCTGATAAAGAGCATTTTGGACGCATTTTTTACAATCAAGCCCAGATGTCTGCGATAGGAATTCCCCAAATCTCTGCCGTGATGGGCAGCTGTACCGCTGGTGGGGCATATGTTCCAGCCATGTCTGATCAATCTGTGATCGTGAAGAATCAAGGGACAATCTTTCTGGGTGGACCACCCTTGGTAGCAGCAGCAACAGGAGAGGTCGTGACAGCTGAAGAGCTTGGTGGTGCTGATGTTCATACCCGCATTTCAGGCGTTTGTGACTATTTGGCTCATGATGATTATGATGCCATTCGTCAATTGCGCCAAATCGTGAAAGATCTCAATTGGCCAAAAGAAAAATCAGGCTTTGCCTCATCACGCATAGAGTCACGCGCGCCTCTTTATGAGTCATCTGATCTCTATGGGTTGATTCCAGCTGATGAGAAAAAACCATTTGATGTCCGGGAAATCATTGCGCGCATTGTTGATGGAAGCGAGCTTGATGAATTTAAGGCTCATTACGGAACAACACTTGTGTGTGGTTTTGCCCATATTCATGGCTATCCTGTTGGTATTGTTGCCAATAATGGTATTCTCTTTTCTGAATCAGCCTTGAAAGGCGCTCATTTTGTGCAGCTTTGTGCTAAGCGGAAGATTCCATTGCTCTTTTTGCAAAATATCATGGGCTTTATGGTCGGAAAAAAGTATGAAAACGAAGGCATTGCAAAGAATGGCGCTAAGATGGTAACCGCTGTATCCTGTGCTAATGTTCCAAAGTTAACCATGGTCATTGGTGGTAGCTTTGGTGCTGGAAACTATGGCATGTGCGGAAGAGCATTCAACCCCCGCTTTTTATGGATGTGGCCAAATGCCCGTATCTCAGTGATGGGCGGGGCGCAGGCAGCATCAGTTTTAGCGCGCGTGAAGCGTGATGGGCTTGAAACAGAAGGAAAAAAATGGGCAGAGGCTGATGAAGCGAAGTTCCAAGAAGAGATTCGTGCTCAGTATGAAAAACAAGGTCATCCATTTTATGCATCAGCGCGCCTTTGGGATGATGGTGTGATTGATCCGGCGGATAGCAGAACGGTTCTCGGATTGGCTCTCGGGGTTGTGAATCAAAGGCCAATTGAAGAGACAACTTTTGGTGTCTTCCGGATGTAGTGCAAAATAAGGGGTTAAGCGATGAATCAAGATAAGAATGTGCTTTACGAGGTTGATGGGCGTCATATTGCCTATTTGACACTCAATAAGCCAGATATTCACAATGCATTTGATGATGGCATGATTGCTGCTCTTATAGAGGCATTGAAACAGGCCGAGTCAAATAAGTCATTGCGCGCTCTGGTTTTGACAGGAGCAGGTGACTCATTCTCAGCAGGCGCTGATTTGCGCTGGATGAAAAAAATGGCTGA harbors:
- a CDS encoding methylcrotonoyl-CoA carboxylase; this translates as MAVVQSIRKTESNDFQTNTHKLKQETQRLRSLIDSIIQGGGQKALDKHHARGKLFVRERIDHLIDPNTPFLELSQLAAYDTYGMDVPAAGIVTGIGRVHGVHCMIIANDATVKGGTYFPLTVKKHLRAQEIAQQNHLPCLYLVDSGGAYLPMQDDVFPDKEHFGRIFYNQAQMSAIGIPQISAVMGSCTAGGAYVPAMSDQSVIVKNQGTIFLGGPPLVAAATGEVVTAEELGGADVHTRISGVCDYLAHDDYDAIRQLRQIVKDLNWPKEKSGFASSRIESRAPLYESSDLYGLIPADEKKPFDVREIIARIVDGSELDEFKAHYGTTLVCGFAHIHGYPVGIVANNGILFSESALKGAHFVQLCAKRKIPLLFLQNIMGFMVGKKYENEGIAKNGAKMVTAVSCANVPKLTMVIGGSFGAGNYGMCGRAFNPRFLWMWPNARISVMGGAQAASVLARVKRDGLETEGKKWAEADEAKFQEEIRAQYEKQGHPFYASARLWDDGVIDPADSRTVLGLALGVVNQRPIEETTFGVFRM